Part of the Bacillus sp. N1-1 genome, TAAACCAAATCACCATATATATGATTTTGTATGACGTTTTCAGCGAAAATGATGAAAATGATCTCCTCGAACATCATCAATTGATCCAGCTTATAGAGATGAATGATGAGGCAAGCCTTCTTGAAGTGGTTACGGAACACCTTAATCATAGTTTAGCAAAGCTCGAGGATGACAAGCTTAAATATCAGTCGCTTACTAAATTATTCTAAAGAAAGACGAGCTGTGTATAGCTCGTCTAAGTAACTTCCTTTATTCTGCAGGTCTCGGACCGGCATCAAGACCAGAACTTTCAACTGTCATCATAGGCTTTACTTCACAATTGCCGTTAACGCGAACTTGACAGGACAGACGTAGGTTTTCTTCTACACCTTTTTTCTTGAATGCTTCTTGCTCAATTTCTGTTAGATCTCCAAA contains:
- a CDS encoding 2Fe-2S iron-sulfur cluster-binding protein, with the protein product MAKVTVPDHGSFDVEEGTKLTLALEDNGVQVLHRCGGKAKCTTCRVEVINGEFGDLTEIEQEAFKKKGVEENLRLSCQVRVNGNCEVKPMMTVESSGLDAGPRPAE